GGAATCACAGTTCCCAAGCCGGCGTCCAGTGTGGCCATAGTAATGTCAAGACCAGAAGTGAGCACAATCTTGGCGGCTTCAGGGTCAACGAAAATATTGAATTCGGCCATAACACCCTTGTTGCCGCGAGTGACCGAACCACCCATGAGCACAATGCGCTCAATACGCGACTTGACTTCCGGAAAAGTTTTTAGCAACAGTGCGATGTTGGTCAGCGGACCGATTGGCATGACGGTGACGGGTTCAGCAGAAGCCATGATCTCGTCGCGCATTGCTTCGACAGCATGCTTATCCAGCAGAAGTTCAGTTTTGGGCTCAGGGAAATCGAATCCCTCCATACCGGTTTTACCGTGGATATCGCTTGCATCATCAAGCTGACGGATCAGCGGTTCAGCAGCGCCACGAGCGACCGGTACATCCTTACCGTAGTAGGCCATCAGCTTGAGCGCGTTCGTCGTTGTCGCTTCAATGCTGACATTGCCAGCAACCGTAGTAATCAGCCGCACGTCGAAGCGCGGGTTGAACACTGCCAGTGCGATGGCGACGGCGTCATCGATGCCGGGGTCAGTGTCGATAATCAGAGGGATCTGCTTCATTGCTTGTTCGGTTCCTTTCGTGGTGTGTTGATATACGTGTTATGCGTAGTGCTCGGCGAGCCGATTACTTGATTCCGCTTGTGGCGGTGGATTCAGCTGCGCTGAGCGGAACGGGATCAACGAATTGGACTAATCCGCTGCCATAACCCGGTGCCGGCCGGCGCAGGAACCCATGCTCTTCGTAGAACGATTCCTTGCCAGGTGTTGCCATCAGGCCAATGTACGCATGGTTGCAGCAGTGTTCTCGAATGCGTGTGATAAGTGCGCGCAGCACCGCCGTACCGACTCCACC
This DNA window, taken from Bifidobacterium longum subsp. longum JCM 1217, encodes the following:
- the rihC gene encoding ribonucleoside hydrolase RihC, translated to MKQIPLIIDTDPGIDDAVAIALAVFNPRFDVRLITTVAGNVSIEATTTNALKLMAYYGKDVPVARGAAEPLIRQLDDASDIHGKTGMEGFDFPEPKTELLLDKHAVEAMRDEIMASAEPVTVMPIGPLTNIALLLKTFPEVKSRIERIVLMGGSVTRGNKGVMAEFNIFVDPEAAKIVLTSGLDITMATLDAGLGTVIPPEKTAQLKDMGKVGLMAHDLFQRYRKRSFGTGLKMYDACAVACLLEPDLFDMTKAFVDVEIAGELTAGCTVVDLKGYLKREPNATVTTGVHADRFCDWFMDGIAHCA